Sequence from the Aquimarina sp. Aq107 genome:
TTTTGGTGAAAGTCCAAATAAAGGAATAAAATAATCTGTATCAACATTGATGTCTCCCTCTGTTTTATGTTTGATCCCAACAGCTGTAATATGATCATCTCCTTTTAGTTCTTTAACTTCTGCTTGAGTGATTAAGTTTACTTTTCCTAACTTGGTTAATTCAGCAACTCTTTCTACAGAATCTAAAGCTCCTCTAAACTCATTTCTTCTATGTACTAGTGTTACTTCACTAGCTACATCTGCTAAGAAAATAGTCCAATCCAATGCAGAATCTCCTCCTCCAGCAATCACAACTCTTTTATCTCTATATACTTCTGGATCTCTAATAATGTAAGCAACTCCTTTATCTTCAAAATCCGTAATATTTGGAATAGGTGGTTTTCGAGGTTCAAACGAACCTAATCCACCTGCAATTGCTACTACAGGAGCATTATGTTTTGTACCTTTATTGGTGGTTACCAAAAAGGTATCATCTTCCAACTTTTCAATAGTTTCTGCTCTTTCTCCCAATGTAAAACCTGGCTCAAAAGGCTTTATTTGTTCCATCAAATTATTCACTAAATCACCAGCTAAAATCTCAGGAAAACCTGGAATATCATATATTGGCTTTTTAGGGTATATTTCAGAACACTGTCCTCCTGGTTGAGGCAATGCATCTAT
This genomic interval carries:
- a CDS encoding NAD(P)/FAD-dependent oxidoreductase; protein product: MIKTDILIIGAGPTGLFTVFEAGLLKLKTHLIDALPQPGGQCSEIYPKKPIYDIPGFPEILAGDLVNNLMEQIKPFEPGFTLGERAETIEKLEDDTFLVTTNKGTKHNAPVVAIAGGLGSFEPRKPPIPNITDFEDKGVAYIIRDPEVYRDKRVVIAGGGDSALDWTIFLADVASEVTLVHRRNEFRGALDSVERVAELTKLGKVNLITQAEVKELKGDDHITAVGIKHKTEGDINVDTDYFIPLFGLSPKLGPIGDWGLEIEKNAIKVDNSYDYQTNIPGIYAIGDVNTYKGKLKLILSGFHEAAIMCQSAYQRIFPDKKYVMKYTTVGGVEGFDGSKKEAKKEVVKAIV